The following are encoded together in the Plasmodium vinckei vinckei genome assembly, chromosome: PVVCY_12 genome:
- a CDS encoding U4/U6.U5 tri-snRNP-associated protein 1, putative, with product MEKENGNKKSGRGRKKKETTNEEAENEVKKNKEAENGEAKTISEEFKDDIDDVQDWVNKTRHAMNKKLEPENIKYSDDEDEEEDGVSKKGKKKGKKQTKSSKKFSTSLKVQHKNEDIQNDMVLTLKDQNVLSDEDDCLVNEELKKQNIKSLVTKNDDNYWNQNYYDPLSYYNNDLKNEQTDKNTSINMLPKYDDKEESFDVQVNYNSDEEDNKKKSNKKNRTNKTNKNIDDLKKRTLNIIEDAVTESGKAIQMKKRKIKNINKRKSDDVWSFLYDDPVNKEKETEKNDGDKIKKEKNTITSNNDSTKTNSNILQDVMEKIKEENMNMEFNYFDDTLLSQNEEEKELYELLEKGNDLKNKKKKRINYQNELLERVIINDDDKKIDDEKNNNTIKLTDTSEFCKSIYLPIDMHESVKKSGVKKNDKMNGIEIAVSDRANNSNRLSKLNHSDEEENDKDSIKNDEHDEEIDLSENGVSEIFNEIKLDEGLFGALEYLKTKGELNIEDKIYRNPENKPLHMATDKNDIKIDYKNDTGKVMTPKESFRYISWIFHGKKQGKNKLEKKIKRMEIERRFKENPMESLPTLNVLKKVQEVQKKVYFTLSNNG from the coding sequence atggaaaaagagaatggtaataaaaaaagtggaaggggtagaaaaaaaaaagaaaccaCAAATGAAGAAGCAGAAAATGAAgtgaagaaaaataaagaagcGGAAAATGGGGAAGCAAAAACGATAAGCGAAGAATTTAAAGATGACATTGATGATGTCCAAGATTGggtaaataaaacaagACATGCTATGAATAAAAAGTTAGAAccagaaaatataaaatacagtgatgatgaagatgaagaagaagatggggtatcaaaaaaaggaaaaaaaaagggaaaaaaacaaacaaaaagtagtaaaaaattttctaCTAGTTTAAAAGTACAACATAAAAACGAAGACATTCAAAATGATATGGTTTTAACATTAAAAGatcaaaatgttttaaGTGATGAAGATGATTGTTTAGTCAatgaagaattaaaaaaacaaaatattaaaagttTAGTAACAAAGAATGATGATAATTATTGgaatcaaaattattatgatcCGCTctcatattataataatgacttaaaaaatgaacaaacaGATAAGAACACATCTATAAATATGCTTCCGAAATATGACGACAAAGAGGAATCCTTTGATGTGCAGGTAAATTATAATTCCGATGAAGaagacaataaaaaaaaaagtaacaaaaaaaatcgtactaataaaacaaacaaaaatatagatgatttaaagaaaagaaCTCTCAATATTATTGAAGATGCTGTCACAGAAAGTGGTAAAGCTattcaaatgaaaaaaagaaaaattaaaaatataaataaaagaaaatcaGATGATGTATGGAGTTTCTTATATGATGACCCAGTAAACAAAGAAAAGGaaacagaaaaaaatgatggagataaaataaaaaaagaaaaaaatacaataacATCAAATAATGACAGTACAAAGACAAATAGTAATATTCTACAAGATGTTATGGAAAAAAtcaaagaagaaaatatgaatatggaatttaattatttcgaTGATACATTACTTAGTcaaaatgaagaagaaaaagaattatatgaactattagaaaaaggaaatgatttaaaaaataaaaaaaaaaaaagaattaattATCAAAATGAACTATTAGAACGagttataataaatgatgatgataaaaaaattgatgacgaaaaaaataataatactataAAATTAACAGATACTTCTGAATTTTGTAAAAGCATATACTTACCAATAGATATGCATGAAAGTGTTAAAAAGTCAggagtgaaaaaaaatgataaaatgaatGGTATAGAAATTGCAGTATCTGATCGTGCAAATAATTCAAACAGACTTTCAAAATTAAATCATAGTGATGAAGaggaaaatgataaagattcaataaaaaatgatgaacaTGATGAAGAAATAGATCTTTCAGAAAATGGTGTATCtgaaatttttaatgaaattaaattaGATGAAGGATTATTTGGAGCATTAGAATATTTGAAAACGAAAGGGgaattaaatatagaagATAAGATATATAGAAACCCTGAAAATAAACCATTACATATGGCTACAGATAAAAATGACATTAAAATcgattataaaaatgatacaGGAAAAGTTATGACACCAAAAGAAAGTTTTCGCTACATTTCCTGGATTTTTCatggaaaaaaacaaggtaaaaataaattagaaaaaaaaattaaaagaatgGAAATTGAAAGAAGATTTAAAGAAAACCCAATGGAATCCCTTCCAACATTAAATGTTCTTAAAAAAGTTCAAGAAgttcaaaaaaaagtttatttTACCTTATCCAATAATgggtaa
- a CDS encoding Rab3 GTPase-activating protein non-catalytic subunit, putative: protein MTNDGQSNILNKCDDSGAIDNIKTIPSHNNVNSTNFIKNENTHKGGCPYAAMMDLSDPPANLPKVLERVTKEDLLEGHEVKENEIKESETKKDVVEDHGIKKDVVEDQGIKKDVVEDQGIKKDVPNDAPNDINSNSEDDHIELEEIFALETLMQISNNIFINTHHSITKDDINIKNCKVVIYESSNSLPDLNEGDDEFINMLFYFQNKNYIFFLIYCLNKKNVVYLKFFNPLLIEKENIESINLFFVNNCFPHIVLGLNNGKICLYNHEGVICMQNKFFDCKIKKIFLEHNNNYILFLHENNTVINSNANLIKHALESNNKIMPIDYIFTVNKNIPISHIILRYNNTLDSINRELYSVFGKDDLAKYVNICTSEKVNESEESTNNLNLNVPGNASYIIASKNMTWAILNIIKPNTKLDFLIRRECYGTSEKLSSKINNFIKNIFVKDSEPLSNTPTNKIHINNTNQNTQININNNNNPIYAFNTNMIYTFNDPKRQIIDICVCPWNNYLVLALDNLGRLCLYNISRLSILYMWKSYRSAYMSFILKKDNNNNKIAKNINNDKSTTISNTNIFYVTATDKSCKKGIFFYIKPRNLIEIWDINTLYKIYGIRTFDDPILFKFFFKDHDIPNDVYFFNTNTHVFVINSKFEVLHIKWV, encoded by the coding sequence ATGACTAATGATGGACAGagcaatattttaaataaatgcgACGACTCAGGAGCAATAGATAACATAAAAACTATTCCTTCacataataatgtaaactcaacaaattttataaaaaatgaaaataccCATAAAGGTGGCTGCCCTTATGCAGCGATGATGGATCTATCCGATCCCCCAGCAAATCTGCCAAAGGTCTTAGAAAGAGTAACAAAAGAAGACTTGCTCGAAGGTCATGAAGTGaaggaaaatgaaattaagGAGAGTGAAACGAAGAAGGATGTGGTAGAAGATCATGGAATAAAGAAGGATGTGGTAGAAGATCAAGGAATAAAGAAGGACGTGGTAGAAGATCAGGGAATAAAGAAGGACGTACCAAACGATGCCCCAAATGACATAAACAGTAATAGCGAAGATGACCATATAGAGCTAGAAGAAATATTTGCTCTTGAAACTTTAATGCAAATatctaataatatatttataaatactcACCATAGTATAACAAaagatgatataaatataaaaaattgtaaagtAGTTATATATGAGTCAAGTAATTCTTTACCAGATTTAAATGAAGGAGATgatgaatttataaatatgttattttattttcaaaataaaaattatatattttttctaatatattgtttaaataaaaaaaatgtagtatatttaaaatttttcaatcctttattaattgaaaaagaaaatatagaatcgatcaatttattttttgtaaataattgTTTTCCTCATATAGTGCTAGGTCTGaataatggaaaaatttgtttatacaATCATGAAGGTGTTATATGTAtgcaaaataaattttttgattgtaaaataaaaaaaatatttttagagcataataataattatatattatttcttcatgaaaataatacagttataaattcaaatgcaaatttaattaaacaTGCCTTAgaatcaaataataaaataatgccaattgattatatatttactgttaataaaaatatacctATATCCCATATAATACTtagatataataatactttAGATTCAATAAATAGAGAATTATATTCTGTATTTGGAAAAGATGATCTTGctaaatatgtaaatatttgcACATCAGAAAAGGTAAATGAATCTGAAGAGAgtacaaataatttaaatttgaatGTACCTGGAAATGCAAGTTATATTATTgcatcaaaaaatatgacatgggctattttaaatataattaaaccaaatacaaaattagattttttaataagaaGAGAATGTTATGGTACTTCAGAAAAACTAAGttcaaaaattaacaactttataaaaaatatatttgtaaaagaTAGTGAACCATTATCAAATACACCTACTaataaaattcatataaataatactaatcaaaatacacaaataaatataaataataataataatcctatatatgcatttaatacaaatatgatatataccTTTAATGACCCTAAAAGACAAATTATAGATATTTGTGTATGCCCATGGAATAACTACTTAGTTTTAGCACTTGATAACTTAGGAAGACTAtgcttatataatatttcaaggttaagtattttatatatgtggaAAAGTTATAGATCAGCTTATATGAGTtttatactaaaaaaagataataataataataaaatagctaaaaatataaataatgataagtCCACAACAATTAGTAAtactaatattttttatgttactGCAACTGATAAAAGTTGcaaaaaaggaatatttttttatattaaaccAAGAAATTTAATTGAAATATGggatataaatacattatataaaatatatggtaTAAGAACTTTTGATGAcccaattttatttaaattttttttcaaggATCATGATATTCCTAAtgatgtttatttttttaatacaaataCCCATGTATTTGTGATCAACTCAAAGTTTGAAGTCCTTCATATAAAATGGGTTTAA